One segment of Xiphias gladius isolate SHS-SW01 ecotype Sanya breed wild chromosome 1, ASM1685928v1, whole genome shotgun sequence DNA contains the following:
- the stk33 gene encoding serine/threonine-protein kinase 33 has translation MTEADVSGLDMDIVSPRTSRDTLERDVPVIRLENDAELREIYEFGRKLGRGSFGVVYEATHNETQTNWAIKEVCKPAAGSSKVQMLGHEINILKKVSHAHIIHLKEVYDTPRMMYLVTELCAGGELMQLLQQKTFFTEDETRHIICSLADAVVYLHKRDIVHRDLKLENILVKNSLDDDNDRINIKVTDFGLSVQTGGVGIENIMKEACGTLIYMAPEMMSGRGYSQWCDVWSIGVVMYMLLCGEPPFVSKTKAKLLDVIMNKEVTFTQPIWTRVSDAAKNLLTCLLKVDPAYRMSANQILENPWITGDTNVPAIPSNVLDMMRNHQEEEERTQTEGGLSLTSSEDTVDPAQVSKAASTETDCNCRSPAKRSPERDSSFCTASTSTKLTKESSGSRQQVKCKNGSETSGPPQPSTTQSHVGVKPITQSSAKQRRPQDKKDLSAGQKPASDLSKADDQRPSTSSKSRTGPRKSPAGSKTNTHSE, from the exons ATGACAGAAGCAGATGTTAGTGGATTAGACATGGACATCGTGTCCCCACGGACCAGCAGGGACACATTGGAGAGGGATGTGCCTGTAATACGCCTTGAGAATGATGCTGAACTCAGG GAAATTTATGAATTCGGAAGGAAATTGGGTAGAGGTAGCTTTGGAGTTGTTTATGAAGCCACACACAAtgagacacagacaaactggGCTATTAAGGAGGTCTGCAAACCAGCG GCGGGAAGTTCGAAAGTCCAGATGCTGGGGCACGAAATAAACATTCTCAAAAAAGTGAGCCATGCTCACATAATACATCTAAAAGAAGTCTACGACACGCCTAGG ATGATGTATTTGGTTACTGAGCTGTGCGCTGGAGGTGAACTGATGCAGCTGTTGCAGCAGAAAACGTTCTTTACAGAGGACGAGACAAGGCATATCATCTGTAGCTTAGCTGACGCCGTTGTCTATCTTCACAAAAGAG ACATAGTGCACCGGGACTTGAAACTTGAGAACATTCTTGTGAAAAATTCTcttgatgatgataatgacagGATTAATATCAAG GTGACGGACTTTGGATTATCGGTGCAGACAGGTGGTGTAGGGATTGAGAACATAATGAAGGAGGCCTGTGGGACTCTTATCTATATGG CACCTGAAATGATGAGCGGTCGTGGTTACAGCCAGTGGTGTGATGTGTGGAGCATAGGAGTCGTTATGTATATGCT GCTGTGTGGGGAGCCTCCGTTTGTGtcaaaaacaaaggcaaaactACTTGATGTGATTATGAACAAAGAAGTCACATTTACTCAACCCATCTGGACCAGAGTCAGTGATGCAG CAAAAAATCTGTTGACTTGCCTCCTGAAGGTGGATCCTGCCTACCGCATGTCCGCTAATCAGATACTAGAAAACCCATGGATTACA GGTGACACTAATGTGCCTGCTATACCGTCCAATGTGCTGGATATGATGCGTAACCaccaggaagaggaagaga GAACACAGACTGAGGGGGGCTTGTCCCTCACCTCTTCTGAGGACACCGTGGACCCGGCCCAGGTCTCCAAGGCAGCttcaacagaaacagactgtAACTGCAGGAGCCCTGCTAAGCGCAGCCCTGAGAGAGACAGCAGCTTCTGCACAGCCTCCACGTCCACCAAGCtg ACTAAAGAAAGCAGTGGCAGCCGGCAGCAGGTCAAGTGCAAAAATGGCTCTGAAACCTCAGGACCACCTCAACCCTCCACCACACAG TCTCACGTCGGTGTGAAACCTATCACACAGTCGAGTGCAAAGCAGCGCAGACCTCAGGACAAGAAGGACCTCAGTGCAGGACAGAAACCAGCCTCTGACCTAAGTAAGGCAGATGACCAGAGACCCTCTACCTCCAGTAAAAGTAGGACTGGGCCCCGCAAATCACCAGCCGGCTCTAAGACTAATACCCAttcagaataa
- the rerglb gene encoding RERG/RAS-like b isoform X1, translating to MNDIKLALLGSEGAGKSALLVRFLTKRFIGEYASSANYLYHKRMSIDGRQLNLEIFDPCSQSVSSRCIPEDPVNWADGFVVVYDISDRMSFLHAKSILRQIREAQEESCKGLGVFPVFLVGNKQDLCNARQVCEEEGRSLAQEDGCHFQEVSAAEDCLEISNFFTKLIRHVMENVKHRADRRHYSGSKSMAKLINNVFGKRRKSV from the exons ATGAATGATATCAAGTTGGCTCTGCTAGGGAGCGAGGGTGCTGGCAAATCAG CTCTTCTGGTGAGATTCCTGACAAAACGGTTTATTGGAGAGTATGCTTCCAGTGCCA aTTATTTATACCATAAAAGGATGTCCATTGATGGGAGACAATTAAACTTGGAAATATTTGATCCATGTTCTCAG AGTGTAAGCAGCAGATGTATCCCAGAGGACCCTGTGAACTGGGCAGATGGATTTGTGGTGGTGTACGACATCAGTGACCGGATGTCCTTCCTCCATGCCAAAAGCATATTGCGGCAGATCAGAGAGGCCCAAGAGGAGAGCTGTAAGGG ACTGGGGGTCTTTCCAGTATTCTTGGTGGGAAACAAGCAGGACCTGTGCAATGCTCGTCAGGTATGTGAGGAGGAGGGCCGATCCTTGGCTCAGGAGGACGGTTGCCACTTCCAGGAGGTGTCTGCAGCAGAGGACTGCTTGGAGATATCCAACTTCTTCACTAAGCTCATTCGTCATGTAATGGAGAACGTAAAGCACCGTGCAGACCGCAGACATTACAGTGGCTCCAAGTCCATGGCCAAACTCATCAATAATGTCTTTGGTAAAAGGCGGAAGTCTGTCTGA
- the rerglb gene encoding RERG/RAS-like b isoform X2, whose amino-acid sequence MNDIKLALLGSEGAGKSALLVRFLTKRFIGEYASSANYLYHKRMSIDGRQLNLEIFDPCSQSVSSRCIPEDPVNWADGFVVVYDISDRMSFLHAKSILRQIREAQEESLFLVGNKQDLCNARQVCEEEGRSLAQEDGCHFQEVSAAEDCLEISNFFTKLIRHVMENVKHRADRRHYSGSKSMAKLINNVFGKRRKSV is encoded by the exons ATGAATGATATCAAGTTGGCTCTGCTAGGGAGCGAGGGTGCTGGCAAATCAG CTCTTCTGGTGAGATTCCTGACAAAACGGTTTATTGGAGAGTATGCTTCCAGTGCCA aTTATTTATACCATAAAAGGATGTCCATTGATGGGAGACAATTAAACTTGGAAATATTTGATCCATGTTCTCAG AGTGTAAGCAGCAGATGTATCCCAGAGGACCCTGTGAACTGGGCAGATGGATTTGTGGTGGTGTACGACATCAGTGACCGGATGTCCTTCCTCCATGCCAAAAGCATATTGCGGCAGATCAGAGAGGCCCAAGAGGAGAGCT TATTCTTGGTGGGAAACAAGCAGGACCTGTGCAATGCTCGTCAGGTATGTGAGGAGGAGGGCCGATCCTTGGCTCAGGAGGACGGTTGCCACTTCCAGGAGGTGTCTGCAGCAGAGGACTGCTTGGAGATATCCAACTTCTTCACTAAGCTCATTCGTCATGTAATGGAGAACGTAAAGCACCGTGCAGACCGCAGACATTACAGTGGCTCCAAGTCCATGGCCAAACTCATCAATAATGTCTTTGGTAAAAGGCGGAAGTCTGTCTGA